One window from the genome of Oncorhynchus kisutch isolate 150728-3 linkage group LG21, Okis_V2, whole genome shotgun sequence encodes:
- the aldh8a1 gene encoding LOW QUALITY PROTEIN: 2-aminomuconic semialdehyde dehydrogenase (The sequence of the model RefSeq protein was modified relative to this genomic sequence to represent the inferred CDS: deleted 1 base in 1 codon), whose protein sequence is MSKTADHRTHLVLENYIGGKFVPCSRHIDSYDPSTGEVYCKVPDSGTDEVEAAVQAAREAFPDWSARSPAERGQVMKKLADLMEAQLEELAQAESRDQGKTVMFARTVDVPRAVDNFRFFASSVLHHTTDCTTMDHLGCVNYTVRSPVGVAGLISPWNLPLYLLTWKIAPAVATGNTVVAKPSEMTSVTAWMMCKLLEEAGFPPGVVNMVFGTGPRAGDALVSHPDVPLVSFTGSTATAQRITERSAPFCKKLSLELGGKNPAIVFSDADLDQAVTTTVRSSFSNQGEICLCTSRIYVERSIYPEFLKRFVAAAREWKTGAPSDPDNNNGALVSREHLEKVRSFVTLARSEGATVLCGEGEDPLVLPQRNTSGYFMRPTVIAGVAESSRVMQDEIFGPVVCVNPFDGEDDAVAKGNGVRYGLAATVWTRDVGRVHRVARRLEAGLVWTNCWLVRDLNLPFGGMKNSGVGREGGRDSYHFFTEVKTITVKH, encoded by the exons GTGGAGGCTGCGGTGCAGGCCGCTAGAGAGGCATTCCCTGATTGGTCAGCCCGTAGCCCAGCTGAGAGAGGTCAGGTGATGAAAAAACTGGCTGACCTGATGGAAGCTCAACTGGAAGAGTTGGCCCAGGCAGAGTCACGAGACCAAG GTAAAACCGTAATGTTTGCCCGTACGGTGGATGTCCCGCGGGCGGTCGATAACTTCCGGTTCTTTGCCTCTTCTGTTCTCCACCACACCACCGACTGTACTACCATGGACCATCTGGGCTGTGTCAACTACACTGTCCGTAGTCCTGTGGGAGTGG ctggtcTGATCAGTCCCTGGAACCTGCCTCTATACCTGCTCACCTGGAAGATCGCTCCGGCTGTTGCTACAGGCAACACGGTGGTTGCTAAGCCCAGCGAGATGACCTCGGTAACCGCCTGGATGATGTGCAAACTACTGGAGGAGGCCG GGTTTCCTCCGGGTGTGGTCAACATGGTGTTCGGCACCGGCCCGCGGGCGGGCGATGCTCTCGTGAGCCACCCTGACGTCCCATTGGTCAGTTTCACGGGCTCCACGGCGACGGCCCAGCGGATCACAGAGCGCTCGGCTCCGTTCTGTAAGAAGCTGAGCCTGGAGCTGGGCGGGAAGAACCCCGCCATTGTCTTCTCAGACGCTGACCTAGACcaagctgtcaccaccaccgtaCGATCCTCCTTCTCCAATCAG ggtGAGATCTGTCTGTGCACCAGTAGGATCTACGTAGAGAGGAGTATTTACCCAGAGTTCCTGAAGAGGTTTGTGGCGGCCGCGCGG GAATGGAAAACAGGTGCTCCCTCCGACCCCGACAACAATAACGGAGCTCTGGTCAGCAGGGAACACCTGGAGAAG GTACGTAGCTTCGTGACCTTGGCTCGGTCGGAGGGTGCCACGGTGCTGTGTGGGGAGGGCGAGGACCCGCTGGTGCTCCCCCAACGTAACACCAGCGGCTACTTCATGCGTCCCACCGTCATCGCCGGCGTAGCTGAGTCGTCCCGTGTGATGCAAGACGAGATCTTCGGCCCCGTCGTCTGCGTCAACCCCTTCGACGGTGAAGACGATGCTGTCGCTAAGGGCAACGGGGTACGCTATGGCCTGGCGGCGACTGTGTGGACGCGTGATGTCGGGCGAGTGCACCGGGTGGCGAGGAGGTTAGAGGCGGGGCTTGTCTGGACCAACTGTTGGCTGGTCAGAGACCTGAACCTACCGTTCGGAGGCATGAAGAACTCAGgggtggggagggaaggagggagggatagctATCACTTCTTTACGGAGGTGAAGACCATCACTGTTAAACactga